A portion of the Chitinivibrionales bacterium genome contains these proteins:
- a CDS encoding immunoglobulin domain-containing protein translates to MLAAVLLLWHGTTQAGAPILSGVNPTLAPPVAKGDANPPGSTVSSFLNPIVTNGTMVDDFEHTGTTSKWGGTWTTWSAGVGTVFPQLPFTGPSPGGYGNSQCARITFTLADNGVPPLGYTPYVLLSVALAATPPCDLTQATGFRYWYKGSKHTLKVETTDIPQSQYSWGDTLPSSPSAWKQVSITWANLFQLGNPPTPTALSKALVKALTWVVQQPAGYTDSLLIDNVEVLGFAGRGIAVTGADNTNGAWQYSLTNPGTNWTPVGTVSDLSATLLDSSAMVRFVPNATYTGPATFIFRAWNHVDNKANGATGQSVTLNGGVTAYSAGSATGTVQVQSSNAPVITNQPATPDTVNEGGTLSLSVTATNATTYQWKLGGVNIPGANAATYTKTPVAASDGGFYTVMVKNATDSLLSTQASVIVRLKPTNVTVSPALQTVLVGAPSVTFTATVGTGTPPYTYQWRKDGVNLTGKTGPSITIAPVAQTDGGAYTVVVTNLAGSATSTNAGQLTVNVPVKALFTVSDTIAKVGTPITFTNNSTGPFTKGLWYFGDGNSDTTNNSKPTHTYDSAGSFSAWLILVDQTGKKLDSATITIRTFKDNPVGISGKYLSPGTAQISFFDVTGIATAFPTLPYADSLRLWYKSGNVIPASEQSSTICGTYAITAMQAAAQPFTAPVNVTLAAADSFCGFMTEVHWYNGNSWSWSAFNAANGITVLMRDTFPPVNNASLSGTYINGTDSVIFTASNLKTVDASSVDAFAIWFGTDTGQSTPNFTDSTQTKWFNLQAEMATINATNGRDSITVGNPLFNTGVVKKLYCALVLRGKNGRLSTTVVRAAYLAGVNRPANPIILHAIAQSPSKVTLSWNPVGGVSAIRIWYRANTAVPVGTSSFTRPPFDSVTITTITDTTRLITGLLDSTHYFFGAQVLQGSQWSYVTDSSSANATTQPAGAKLPVNSVQITSIVFDTAANQIVVHWTVDNSLPDPLEIGISYSTVGYPTNDTSVHQIVPVQASSGSATVNLQEALQFSGSTTDTTHYYVALWERRVDGKLTDPTANSEKAVAIPYYNWQNVQYFTAVPGDINVVFNGNILLVTQGVTAPTPTNATIRVYQPSSASLAGFIPVGIAFSFDNPAQLQSPPFIIKIRCGTLPAGYSISQVKIYRFTNGAWCVDRTTAFDSTGYIWIMTPWTTINNPFMALIDTLPISITRPAHSDTIPAWSEVYDTLIISDNSGNVAWTYSYAAGGEAYNPNPVRSSTLTGTSDRIPIYIPSQYASPDNGLRATVTVNDGMHYDTFNVSRQVSRIDSADFETAVTDPLKWVPLRVTAALSNPDVNAIFRYTSGGDQFTYDPKQVRIFRWQQQKWVEYSDNAKNIFTPVPGMVLWIKTKESCVVNFGGGITPSLKNPYPISFAAGEATDFALPFKFNVLIGDILDYSDTTAKNLAFYSWDRDPASGLYSHTLLYSAATGAGGPSSTLLFTQCYMAVNPTTGATAASINIPPIPYVTSKYFTGVTKRAAQKGWTLSVNASMADGAKLCPVYCGYNPALGTPSALYPVPPTFAPACAGVAGDADSKLYGIAVLNALKGNGCTFKLAFVNESDQPQQVKYHLEKTTPLPGGMSAKVFSEATGAWENFSGGDAGVSLAAGERQYRWLVVGTDAFLAKAAALIKTAKLLFAGIYPNPASALVHIRYSVPQAGVSGVKFTIYDLRGRLVWQKVTSEQGGGMREVVWDGTSLYKQSVSAGVYLIRMQALDMKQKPFGLFEKKMTFMPR, encoded by the coding sequence ATGCTTGCGGCTGTTTTGCTGTTATGGCATGGAACAACGCAGGCGGGCGCTCCCATTCTTTCCGGGGTGAACCCCACGCTGGCCCCGCCTGTTGCCAAGGGTGATGCAAATCCTCCAGGATCCACCGTTTCTTCCTTTCTCAACCCTATCGTTACAAACGGCACCATGGTCGATGATTTCGAACACACCGGTACTACCTCGAAGTGGGGCGGAACGTGGACCACGTGGTCTGCCGGCGTCGGGACTGTTTTTCCACAGTTGCCGTTTACCGGCCCGTCTCCGGGGGGCTACGGCAATTCGCAATGTGCAAGAATAACCTTCACTCTCGCCGACAACGGCGTGCCACCGCTGGGATACACGCCTTACGTTTTGCTTTCGGTTGCCCTCGCGGCAACACCCCCCTGCGATTTGACACAGGCGACAGGTTTCAGGTACTGGTACAAAGGCAGCAAGCATACTCTCAAAGTGGAAACGACCGACATTCCGCAATCGCAATATTCCTGGGGCGATACATTGCCCTCGTCACCTTCCGCTTGGAAACAGGTCAGCATCACCTGGGCCAATCTTTTCCAACTGGGGAACCCACCCACGCCCACGGCCTTGAGCAAGGCCTTGGTTAAAGCGCTAACGTGGGTTGTCCAGCAGCCGGCGGGATATACCGATTCGCTTTTGATTGACAATGTGGAAGTGCTCGGCTTTGCCGGACGCGGCATCGCCGTGACCGGCGCGGACAACACAAACGGCGCATGGCAGTACTCCCTTACGAACCCGGGAACCAACTGGACGCCGGTCGGCACGGTGAGCGACCTAAGCGCAACGCTCCTCGATTCTTCGGCAATGGTGCGGTTTGTTCCCAACGCCACCTATACGGGTCCCGCGACTTTTATCTTCCGTGCCTGGAACCATGTGGACAATAAGGCGAACGGTGCTACAGGCCAGTCGGTGACGCTAAACGGCGGCGTGACCGCATACAGCGCTGGGTCAGCAACAGGGACAGTCCAGGTGCAGAGCTCCAATGCGCCGGTGATCACCAATCAGCCCGCGACGCCGGATACGGTAAATGAGGGTGGGACATTGTCGCTCAGCGTCACCGCGACAAATGCCACTACTTACCAATGGAAACTCGGCGGTGTCAATATACCGGGCGCCAATGCAGCAACCTACACCAAGACCCCGGTTGCGGCCTCTGATGGAGGCTTTTACACAGTGATGGTGAAAAACGCCACCGACAGCCTGCTCAGCACGCAAGCATCGGTGATAGTCAGGCTCAAACCGACGAACGTAACGGTGAGTCCCGCATTACAGACCGTGCTGGTGGGCGCGCCCTCGGTTACGTTTACGGCAACCGTGGGCACGGGAACCCCTCCTTATACGTACCAATGGAGAAAAGACGGCGTTAACTTGACAGGAAAAACCGGCCCGTCAATTACAATCGCGCCTGTAGCGCAGACCGATGGCGGCGCCTACACCGTGGTGGTGACCAATCTTGCGGGTTCCGCCACTTCCACCAACGCCGGCCAGCTCACGGTCAACGTGCCTGTCAAGGCGCTTTTCACGGTGTCCGACACCATCGCCAAGGTGGGTACCCCTATAACGTTTACCAATAATTCAACTGGCCCTTTCACGAAAGGATTGTGGTATTTCGGCGACGGTAATTCTGACACCACCAATAACAGCAAGCCGACCCATACCTATGATTCCGCAGGATCTTTTTCGGCGTGGCTCATACTGGTTGACCAGACCGGAAAAAAATTGGACAGCGCGACCATCACGATAAGGACCTTCAAGGACAACCCGGTCGGGATTTCGGGAAAGTACCTTTCACCGGGAACCGCGCAGATATCGTTCTTCGATGTCACCGGCATAGCAACCGCTTTTCCCACCCTTCCGTATGCCGACAGCCTGCGGCTGTGGTATAAATCCGGCAATGTCATTCCCGCTTCGGAACAGTCAAGCACCATTTGCGGCACCTATGCCATCACGGCAATGCAGGCGGCGGCCCAACCCTTCACGGCCCCGGTCAACGTCACGCTCGCGGCCGCCGATTCGTTTTGCGGTTTCATGACTGAGGTGCACTGGTACAACGGGAACTCGTGGTCGTGGAGCGCGTTTAATGCAGCCAACGGCATAACCGTGCTCATGCGGGACACATTCCCTCCTGTCAATAATGCGAGCCTGAGCGGCACCTACATCAACGGCACCGATTCCGTCATTTTCACCGCGTCCAACTTGAAAACCGTGGATGCATCGTCCGTTGACGCTTTTGCGATATGGTTCGGCACCGACACCGGCCAATCAACCCCGAATTTTACCGATTCCACTCAAACCAAGTGGTTCAACCTGCAGGCTGAAATGGCCACCATTAACGCCACAAACGGCCGCGACAGTATCACCGTCGGTAACCCGCTTTTCAACACCGGCGTTGTTAAAAAGCTGTATTGCGCGCTGGTGCTCAGGGGAAAAAACGGCAGATTGAGCACGACCGTGGTCAGGGCAGCCTATCTGGCCGGCGTCAACCGTCCGGCCAATCCCATTATCCTGCACGCGATCGCGCAGAGCCCGAGCAAAGTCACCCTGAGCTGGAACCCGGTCGGCGGCGTCTCGGCGATCCGCATCTGGTACCGGGCGAATACGGCCGTGCCCGTCGGAACGTCCAGCTTCACCCGTCCGCCGTTTGATTCGGTCACCATCACCACCATCACCGACACCACACGATTGATTACGGGGCTGCTGGATTCGACCCATTATTTCTTCGGCGCCCAGGTATTGCAGGGAAGCCAGTGGTCATATGTAACCGACAGCTCGAGCGCCAACGCCACAACGCAACCCGCGGGTGCAAAGCTGCCAGTGAATTCGGTTCAGATCACGAGCATAGTTTTCGATACGGCCGCCAACCAGATCGTGGTGCACTGGACCGTGGACAACTCGCTCCCGGATCCGCTCGAGATCGGGATTTCCTATTCGACGGTCGGGTATCCTACCAATGACACGAGCGTCCACCAGATTGTTCCGGTGCAGGCCAGCTCGGGCAGCGCCACGGTCAATTTGCAGGAAGCACTGCAGTTCAGCGGCAGCACCACCGACACCACGCATTATTACGTTGCCCTTTGGGAGCGAAGGGTGGACGGAAAATTGACCGATCCAACCGCCAATTCCGAGAAGGCGGTCGCGATTCCCTATTACAATTGGCAGAACGTCCAATATTTTACCGCCGTGCCTGGTGATATAAACGTGGTCTTCAACGGCAACATTTTGCTTGTCACGCAAGGAGTGACCGCTCCCACCCCCACAAACGCCACGATCAGAGTGTACCAGCCATCCTCCGCAAGCCTTGCCGGGTTTATTCCCGTGGGGATAGCTTTTTCCTTTGACAATCCGGCTCAATTGCAGTCTCCTCCGTTCATAATCAAAATCAGGTGCGGGACACTGCCCGCCGGTTACTCTATAAGCCAGGTGAAAATTTACCGGTTTACAAACGGGGCGTGGTGCGTTGACAGAACAACCGCATTCGACAGCACCGGCTATATCTGGATAATGACGCCGTGGACGACCATAAACAATCCCTTCATGGCGCTCATTGACACTCTGCCCATATCCATTACGCGACCCGCGCATTCGGACACGATTCCCGCTTGGAGTGAAGTATATGACACGCTCATCATCAGCGACAACTCGGGCAATGTTGCGTGGACTTATTCCTACGCTGCGGGCGGCGAGGCATACAATCCCAACCCCGTGCGGTCTTCCACGCTCACGGGCACCAGCGACAGAATTCCCATCTATATACCGAGCCAGTACGCTTCGCCGGACAACGGGCTTCGCGCGACCGTGACCGTGAACGACGGCATGCATTACGACACCTTCAACGTGTCGCGCCAGGTGTCGCGCATCGACAGCGCCGATTTCGAAACCGCGGTCACCGACCCGTTGAAATGGGTCCCGCTACGGGTGACGGCCGCGCTGTCGAACCCGGATGTGAACGCCATATTCAGATACACCTCCGGCGGGGACCAATTCACTTACGATCCGAAGCAGGTACGCATATTCCGCTGGCAGCAGCAGAAATGGGTTGAGTATTCCGATAATGCAAAAAATATTTTCACGCCCGTGCCCGGCATGGTGCTTTGGATAAAAACCAAGGAAAGCTGCGTGGTCAATTTCGGCGGCGGCATCACGCCGTCGCTCAAGAATCCGTATCCCATAAGTTTTGCGGCCGGGGAAGCTACCGATTTTGCCCTACCGTTCAAGTTCAATGTTCTTATCGGCGATATACTTGACTACTCCGACACTACAGCGAAGAACCTGGCGTTTTATTCGTGGGACCGTGATCCGGCGAGCGGACTCTATTCCCACACCCTGCTCTATTCCGCCGCCACCGGAGCAGGCGGCCCAAGCTCGACCTTGCTATTCACCCAGTGTTACATGGCGGTAAACCCGACCACCGGCGCGACGGCCGCTTCGATCAACATTCCTCCGATTCCATACGTGACGTCTAAATATTTCACCGGCGTTACCAAACGCGCTGCGCAAAAAGGCTGGACCCTGTCGGTGAACGCGAGCATGGCTGACGGCGCGAAGCTGTGCCCCGTGTACTGCGGATACAATCCGGCGCTTGGCACCCCTTCGGCATTATATCCCGTGCCGCCGACGTTCGCTCCGGCGTGCGCCGGGGTTGCCGGCGACGCGGACAGCAAGCTCTACGGCATCGCGGTGCTGAATGCCCTCAAGGGGAACGGATGCACGTTCAAGCTTGCATTTGTCAATGAATCGGACCAGCCGCAGCAGGTGAAGTACCATCTGGAAAAAACAACGCCGCTGCCCGGGGGAATGTCCGCGAAGGTGTTCAGCGAGGCAACCGGCGCGTGGGAGAATTTTTCAGGCGGTGACGCGGGCGTGTCGCTCGCGGCAGGGGAGCGCCAGTACCGGTGGCTGGTCGTGGGCACCGATGCGTTCCTGGCCAAGGCAGCGGCGCTCATCAAGACCGCAAAACTGCTGTTTGCCGGTATCTATCCCAACCCGGCCAGCGCGCTTGTGCACATCAGGTACAGCGTGCCGCAGGCAGGCGTGAGCGGCGTAAAGTTCACCATCTACGACTTGCGCGGCAGGCTGGTGTGGCAGAAGGTTACTTCAGAGCAGGGCGGCGGCATGCGTGAGGTGGTCTGGGACGGAACGTCGCTTTACAAGCAGTCAGTATCCGCAGGCGTCTATCTTATCCGCATGCAGGCGCTTGACATGAAGCAAAAACCCTTTGGCCTGTTCGAAAAGAAAATGACGTTTATGCCACGGTAA